One Flavobacterium sp. 90 DNA segment encodes these proteins:
- a CDS encoding aspartate carbamoyltransferase catalytic subunit, whose amino-acid sequence MKELSVNHLLGIKYINENDINLIFETADHFKEVINRPIKKVPSLRDITIANIFFENSTRTKLSFELAQKRLSADVISFSAAQSSVKKGETLIDTVNNILSMKVDMVVMRHSNPGAAYFLSKNVKASIVNAGDGAHEHPTQALLDSYSIREKLGDVTGKKVVIVGDILHSRVALSNIYALQMQGAEVKVCGPKTLIPRYIESLGVTVEPNLRKALEWCDVANMLRVQNERMDVNFFPSTREYAQQYGVDKPLLDSLGKEIVIMHPGPINRGVEITSEVADSDHSVILNQVENGVAIRMAVIYLLASKIQ is encoded by the coding sequence ATGAAAGAATTAAGCGTAAATCACTTATTAGGAATTAAATATATCAACGAGAATGATATTAACCTGATTTTTGAAACTGCCGATCATTTTAAAGAAGTCATTAACCGACCTATTAAAAAAGTTCCTTCATTACGAGATATTACAATTGCCAATATATTTTTTGAAAACAGTACCAGAACTAAACTTTCTTTTGAATTAGCACAGAAACGTTTATCTGCCGATGTTATTAGTTTTTCGGCAGCTCAGTCTTCTGTTAAAAAAGGAGAAACTCTGATTGATACTGTGAACAATATTCTATCAATGAAAGTTGATATGGTTGTAATGCGCCACTCTAATCCCGGAGCGGCTTATTTTTTATCTAAAAATGTCAAAGCAAGTATTGTAAATGCCGGAGACGGAGCACACGAACATCCAACTCAGGCTTTGTTAGACAGTTATTCTATCAGAGAGAAACTGGGTGATGTAACCGGAAAAAAAGTGGTAATTGTGGGTGATATTCTGCATTCGAGAGTTGCCTTATCAAATATATATGCTTTGCAAATGCAAGGCGCAGAGGTTAAAGTTTGCGGGCCAAAAACATTGATTCCAAGATATATAGAATCGCTTGGTGTTACGGTTGAACCAAATTTAAGAAAAGCATTAGAATGGTGTGATGTTGCGAATATGCTTCGTGTTCAGAACGAACGTATGGATGTTAACTTTTTCCCTTCAACACGTGAATACGCTCAACAATATGGTGTCGATAAACCTTTGCTGGATTCTCTTGGAAAAGAAATCGTAATCATGCACCCGGGACCAATCAATAGAGGAGTAGAGATTACATCTGAAGTAGCAGATTCTGATCATTCGGTGATTTTAAATCAGGTTGAGAATGGTGTTGCGATTAGAATGGCAGTGATTTATTTATTGGCTTCTAAGATTCAGTAG
- the pdxH gene encoding pyridoxamine 5'-phosphate oxidase, whose translation MNDLSNYRKSYEKSELLESNIPEDPINLFNRWFHEVEDFGASGEVNAMTVSTIGLDGFPKSRVVLLKKFSEEGFIFYTNYDSEKGKAIAANPHVCLSFFWQEMERQVIIKGIAERTSENISDNYFDSRPDGSKLGAIVSHQSEVIPSRAFLEENLKKLEAEFEGKPIPRPENWGGFLVTPLEVEFWQGRPNRLHDRIRYTSQSDFSWKIVRLSS comes from the coding sequence ATGAACGATTTAAGTAATTATAGAAAGTCTTACGAGAAAAGTGAATTATTAGAAAGTAATATTCCGGAAGATCCAATTAATCTTTTTAACCGATGGTTTCATGAAGTGGAGGATTTTGGCGCAAGCGGAGAAGTAAACGCAATGACGGTTTCTACAATTGGTTTGGATGGTTTTCCGAAATCAAGAGTAGTTCTGTTGAAGAAATTTTCTGAAGAAGGATTTATTTTTTATACGAATTACGATTCGGAAAAAGGAAAAGCTATTGCTGCAAATCCGCATGTTTGTTTGTCTTTTTTCTGGCAGGAAATGGAACGTCAGGTAATCATTAAGGGAATCGCCGAAAGAACTTCTGAAAATATTTCGGATAATTATTTTGATTCTCGTCCTGACGGAAGTAAACTTGGTGCGATTGTTTCTCATCAAAGTGAAGTGATTCCGTCTCGAGCATTTTTAGAAGAAAACTTAAAAAAATTAGAGGCTGAATTTGAAGGAAAACCAATTCCCAGACCCGAAAATTGGGGTGGATTTTTAGTAACTCCTTTAGAGGTAGAATTTTGGCAAGGAAGACCAAATAGATTGCATGACAGAATTCGTTACACAAGCCAATCAGATTTTTCATGGAAGATTGTACGATTATCCTCATAG
- the pyrR gene encoding bifunctional pyr operon transcriptional regulator/uracil phosphoribosyltransferase PyrR → MSQKVLLNSKEVTIILHRLACQLIEKHLDFSDTILIGIQPRGVFLAERLKQILESEYKTPEISLGYLDITFFRDDFRRTDKPLEANKTQINFIVENKKVIFIDDVLFTGRSIRSALTAIQSFGRPSEIELLVLIDRRFSRNLPIQPDYRGRQVDAINGEKVKVSWKENDGEDVVHLVTN, encoded by the coding sequence ATGAGCCAAAAAGTATTACTTAATTCAAAAGAAGTTACTATCATACTCCATCGTTTGGCTTGTCAGTTAATCGAAAAACATCTTGATTTCTCCGATACAATTTTAATTGGGATTCAGCCGAGAGGTGTTTTTTTGGCGGAGCGTTTAAAACAAATTTTAGAGAGCGAATACAAAACACCCGAAATCTCTTTGGGTTATCTGGATATTACTTTTTTTAGAGATGATTTCCGTAGAACTGATAAACCGCTTGAAGCAAATAAAACCCAAATCAACTTTATAGTCGAAAACAAAAAAGTCATTTTTATTGATGACGTTTTGTTTACCGGACGAAGCATTCGTTCTGCTTTAACCGCAATTCAATCTTTTGGAAGACCTTCAGAAATTGAATTACTGGTTTTAATCGACAGACGTTTTAGCCGCAATTTACCTATTCAGCCCGATTATCGCGGTCGTCAGGTTGATGCTATTAATGGTGAAAAAGTAAAAGTGAGCTGGAAAGAAAATGATGGTGAAGATGTTGTTCATTTAGTAACGAATTAG
- a CDS encoding CAP domain-containing protein yields the protein MKKIICTMLFIVISVTMNSCSADTAEGTENSSSTEKVVMNYTYNDSELETMQAINDYRVSIGLNALQKINHISSKCEEHNNYMIANNVVDHSDFVARSENIMKLLGATNVGENVAYNYKTADAALQSWLASPGHKKNIEGNYTHFGISVKTDPRTGNKYYTNIFARI from the coding sequence ATGAAGAAGATTATCTGCACCATGCTGTTCATTGTAATCTCAGTTACAATGAACTCATGTTCTGCTGACACGGCCGAGGGAACTGAAAATAGCAGCTCGACGGAAAAAGTAGTGATGAATTACACTTACAATGATTCTGAGCTGGAAACAATGCAAGCAATAAACGATTACCGAGTAAGTATTGGTTTGAATGCATTGCAAAAAATCAATCACATTTCTTCTAAATGCGAGGAGCATAACAACTATATGATTGCAAACAATGTTGTAGATCATAGTGATTTTGTTGCGCGTTCTGAAAATATTATGAAGTTGCTTGGTGCTACAAACGTTGGAGAAAACGTTGCTTACAACTACAAAACGGCTGATGCTGCACTGCAATCCTGGCTTGCAAGTCCTGGTCACAAAAAAAATATCGAAGGAAACTATACCCATTTTGGTATATCAGTAAAAACTGATCCCAGAACTGGAAACAAATACTACACAAACATATTCGCGAGAATATAG
- a CDS encoding VOC family protein, translating into MKAKVIGIPVQDQEKALQFYATKLGFIKKHDVPLGEGNRWLTLVSKDEPDGVEILLEPSPNHFEPAKTYQKALFEAGIPYTQFNVDNLQEEYERLINLGVEFIMKPTEMGNVKIAILDDTCGNKIQLIEML; encoded by the coding sequence ATGAAAGCAAAAGTCATAGGAATCCCAGTTCAAGACCAAGAAAAGGCATTACAATTCTACGCTACAAAATTGGGTTTCATAAAAAAACATGATGTGCCTTTAGGCGAAGGAAACAGATGGTTAACCCTAGTTTCTAAAGATGAACCAGATGGCGTTGAAATTTTATTAGAACCTTCGCCAAATCATTTTGAACCTGCCAAAACGTATCAAAAAGCACTTTTTGAAGCCGGAATTCCATACACGCAATTCAATGTTGATAATCTTCAGGAAGAATACGAAAGACTTATTAATCTTGGCGTTGAATTTATCATGAAACCCACTGAAATGGGAAATGTAAAAATTGCCATTTTAGATGATACTTGTGGGAATAAAATTCAATTAATTGAAATGTTGTAA
- a CDS encoding ribonuclease Z: MKLTILGCYAATPRTLTNPTSQVLEIKNKMFLIDCGEGTQVQLRKNKIKFSKINHVFISHLHGDHLYGLIGTISTFSLLGRTTDLHIYGPKGIKELILLQLKLTESWTTYSLFFHELESKESEVIFEDQKVIVRTIPLKHRVYTNGFLFQEKPGDRKLNVEAVQHYNIHTAYYQKIKGGGNVTLDDGTVIENEKLSFDPIPSLSYAFCSDTVYTEDIIPIIKDVDVLYHESTFLESEAALAKKTLHSTAIEAAKIAQKANAKHLILGHYSTRYDGIERFKEEAETVFPNVLLGNDGVSFEFV; this comes from the coding sequence ATGAAATTAACCATACTTGGCTGTTATGCCGCAACTCCCAGAACTCTTACTAATCCGACTTCGCAGGTTTTAGAAATTAAGAACAAAATGTTTTTAATTGATTGTGGCGAAGGAACTCAGGTTCAATTACGTAAAAACAAGATTAAATTCTCAAAGATCAATCACGTTTTTATTTCGCATTTGCATGGAGATCATCTTTACGGATTAATTGGGACTATTTCGACTTTTTCTCTTTTAGGAAGAACAACCGATTTACATATTTACGGACCAAAAGGAATCAAAGAGCTTATACTTCTTCAGTTGAAACTAACGGAATCATGGACTACTTATAGTTTATTTTTTCATGAATTAGAATCTAAGGAGAGTGAAGTTATTTTTGAAGATCAGAAAGTAATTGTCAGAACGATTCCGTTGAAACATCGCGTTTATACAAATGGATTTTTGTTTCAGGAAAAACCGGGAGACAGAAAACTAAATGTAGAAGCGGTTCAGCATTACAATATTCATACAGCATATTATCAGAAAATAAAAGGTGGAGGAAATGTAACGCTTGATGACGGAACGGTTATCGAGAACGAGAAATTATCTTTTGATCCCATTCCTTCATTGAGCTATGCTTTTTGCTCAGATACAGTTTATACAGAAGATATTATCCCAATTATAAAAGATGTTGATGTTTTGTATCACGAATCTACTTTTTTGGAATCTGAAGCTGCATTAGCGAAAAAAACATTACATTCTACTGCAATAGAAGCGGCAAAGATCGCACAGAAAGCAAATGCTAAACATTTGATTTTAGGTCATTATTCTACAAGATATGACGGAATCGAACGTTTTAAAGAAGAAGCTGAAACTGTTTTTCCAAATGTTTTATTAGGGAATGATGGGGTTTCTTTTGAATTTGTTTAA
- a CDS encoding type IX secretion system membrane protein PorP/SprF codes for MRTKLFFFVIMFVTIAGYAQQDAQYTQYMYNTININPAYAGSRGALSIFALHRDQWVGLDGAPKTNTVSVNTPINNSNIGIGLSLVNDKIGPTNENQISADISYTIHTSEDWKLSFGIKATADIFNLDVDKLNPETAGDPQFQNLNSDFSPNIGAGVYWHSDKAYIGLSVPNFIETNRYDSNDVAIYKDKINYYLMAGYVFDLSYDLKFKPAVLTKMVEGAPLQVDVSANFMFFEKFTVGVAYRWSAALSAMVGFQITDGLYVGYGYDNETTNLKNYNSGSHEIFLRYEIFKNNGKMTTPRFF; via the coding sequence ATGAGAACAAAATTATTTTTCTTCGTCATTATGTTTGTTACAATTGCAGGATATGCGCAGCAAGATGCACAATATACGCAGTATATGTACAACACAATAAATATAAATCCTGCTTATGCAGGTTCTCGTGGCGCTTTAAGTATTTTTGCTTTGCACCGCGATCAATGGGTAGGACTTGATGGAGCTCCGAAAACTAATACTGTTTCCGTAAACACTCCAATCAATAATAGCAATATAGGAATAGGGCTTTCGTTAGTAAATGACAAAATTGGTCCAACAAACGAAAACCAAATCTCTGCAGATATATCCTATACAATACATACTTCTGAGGACTGGAAACTCTCATTTGGTATTAAAGCTACAGCTGATATTTTTAATCTTGATGTGGATAAACTAAATCCGGAAACAGCCGGAGATCCACAATTTCAAAACTTAAACAGTGATTTCTCTCCTAATATTGGAGCCGGAGTTTATTGGCACTCTGACAAAGCATACATTGGATTATCAGTTCCTAATTTTATAGAAACCAACCGTTATGATAGTAATGATGTAGCGATTTATAAAGACAAAATAAACTATTATTTAATGGCCGGGTATGTTTTTGATCTCTCTTACGATTTAAAATTTAAACCCGCAGTGCTAACAAAAATGGTCGAAGGTGCTCCTCTTCAAGTAGATGTATCAGCAAACTTTATGTTCTTTGAGAAATTTACTGTCGGAGTAGCCTATAGATGGAGTGCTGCCCTAAGTGCTATGGTAGGATTTCAAATTACAGATGGTCTATATGTTGGATATGGATACGACAACGAAACTACCAATTTAAAGAACTACAATTCAGGTTCGCATGAAATCTTCCTGCGCTATGAAATCTTCAAAAACAATGGTAAAATGACAACTCCTCGTTTCTTTTAA
- a CDS encoding ATP-binding cassette domain-containing protein, translating to MLTVNNLSVQFGKRILFDEVNTTFTHGNIYGVIGANGAGKSTFLKIISGDIDPTSGHIHLEPGKRMSVLNQNHNMFDEHTVLETVLMGNKVLYAVKKEMDELYLDYNDKNADRIGELQVQFEEMNGWNADSDAAAMLSNLGINEEHHYTLMGDLEGKIKVRVLLAQALFGNPDLLIMDEPTNDLDFETIAWLENFLANYENTVIVVSHDRHFLDAVCTHISDIDFGKINHYSGNYTFWYESSQLAAKQRAQQNKKAEEKKQELEEFIRRFSANVAKSKQATSRKKMISKLNISEIKPSSRRYPAIIFDQDREAGDQILNVEGLAASVEGDLLFKDVDLNMAKGDKIVLFSKDSRATTAFYEILNNQQKADAGTFDWGITTNQAYLPAENHSFFENDLTLVDWLRQYAKTEEERDEVFIRGFLGKMIFSGEEALKTSRVLSGGEKVRCMLSRMMMERANILMLDEPTNHLDLESITAFNNSLKNFKGSVIFTTHDHEFAQTVGNRVVELTPNGAIDRYMTFDEYLDDEKIQELRKKMYNL from the coding sequence ATGTTAACAGTCAATAATTTATCAGTTCAATTTGGCAAGCGAATTTTGTTTGACGAAGTAAATACCACATTCACTCACGGAAATATTTACGGCGTTATTGGAGCCAATGGTGCTGGGAAATCTACTTTTCTAAAAATCATTTCGGGCGACATCGACCCAACTTCCGGACACATTCATTTAGAACCGGGAAAACGTATGTCGGTTTTAAACCAAAATCACAACATGTTCGATGAGCATACAGTTTTGGAAACCGTTTTGATGGGAAATAAAGTTCTTTATGCTGTTAAAAAAGAAATGGATGAACTTTATTTAGATTACAACGATAAAAACGCAGACAGAATAGGAGAACTTCAGGTTCAGTTTGAAGAAATGAACGGTTGGAATGCAGATTCTGATGCCGCAGCGATGTTATCTAACTTAGGAATCAACGAAGAACACCATTATACTTTAATGGGCGATCTTGAGGGAAAAATTAAAGTACGTGTGCTTTTGGCACAAGCGCTTTTTGGAAATCCTGATTTGCTTATTATGGATGAGCCTACCAACGATTTGGATTTCGAGACAATCGCTTGGTTAGAAAATTTCTTAGCAAACTACGAAAATACTGTAATTGTAGTATCTCACGACCGTCACTTTTTAGATGCGGTTTGTACACATATTTCTGATATTGATTTCGGAAAAATAAACCACTACTCAGGAAACTATACTTTCTGGTACGAGTCTAGCCAATTGGCAGCAAAACAACGTGCTCAGCAAAACAAAAAAGCAGAAGAAAAGAAACAAGAATTAGAAGAATTTATTCGTCGTTTTAGCGCGAACGTTGCAAAATCTAAACAAGCAACTTCTCGTAAAAAAATGATTTCTAAATTGAATATTTCTGAAATCAAACCTTCAAGCCGTCGTTATCCTGCAATTATTTTTGACCAGGATCGTGAAGCTGGAGATCAGATTTTGAATGTAGAAGGTTTAGCAGCTTCTGTAGAAGGAGATCTTTTGTTTAAAGATGTAGATTTGAATATGGCAAAAGGCGATAAAATCGTTCTTTTTTCTAAAGATTCACGTGCTACAACAGCTTTCTACGAAATTTTAAATAATCAACAAAAAGCAGACGCAGGAACTTTTGATTGGGGAATTACAACAAATCAGGCTTATTTACCGGCAGAAAATCATTCATTCTTTGAAAACGATTTGACATTGGTAGATTGGTTACGTCAATACGCAAAAACAGAAGAAGAGCGCGACGAAGTATTTATTAGAGGATTCTTGGGGAAAATGATTTTCTCTGGAGAAGAAGCTTTAAAAACAAGCCGTGTATTATCAGGAGGAGAAAAAGTACGTTGTATGCTTTCGAGAATGATGATGGAGCGTGCAAATATCTTAATGCTTGACGAACCAACAAATCACTTAGATTTGGAGTCGATTACAGCGTTTAACAATTCATTAAAAAACTTCAAAGGTTCAGTAATTTTCACAACACATGACCACGAGTTTGCACAAACTGTAGGTAATAGAGTAGTGGAGTTAACGCCAAATGGAGCTATAGACCGTTACATGACATTTGACGAATATCTGGATGATGAAAAAATTCAGGAATTAAGAAAGAAGATGTACAATTTGTAA
- a CDS encoding WG repeat-containing protein, whose product MKKIFLLLLILNQFSVFSQTDKLYYFIEKDSLLGVKNQNGKIIIPAAYTLIPSIYDGILKEEIKGNLIPFWVIKDGLKMYDRKGNFLFEPYMFDAGFDDFSEGYMRFVENKKLGFANRNGVKVIPAQYDWVSHMNFGFTEYCNGCYFDYSKDEEHPSIVGGTWGYIDKNGVEIKPTEKRNHPKDFETEKHQFIPYQFVYNKKEKQILDFFEKRKTQIIKIYKINCLKKELYFEIIEKPSDLNPFYKIKTFEICDQYFQGANENYDECKIFKVSADGKNFFVTYMDLVDHEKYSEYVERKIPVDEWIKKN is encoded by the coding sequence ATGAAAAAAATATTTCTGCTTCTTTTAATCCTAAATCAATTCTCTGTTTTCTCTCAAACGGATAAACTCTATTATTTTATTGAAAAAGATAGTCTTTTGGGCGTAAAAAATCAAAACGGGAAAATTATTATTCCAGCTGCTTATACCTTAATTCCTTCTATTTATGATGGAATTTTAAAAGAAGAAATCAAAGGAAATTTAATTCCTTTTTGGGTTATTAAAGATGGTTTAAAAATGTATGACAGAAAAGGAAATTTTCTATTTGAACCTTATATGTTTGATGCCGGTTTTGATGATTTTAGTGAAGGTTATATGCGATTTGTCGAAAACAAAAAACTTGGTTTTGCTAATCGAAACGGAGTTAAGGTTATTCCGGCGCAATACGATTGGGTTTCTCATATGAATTTTGGTTTTACCGAATACTGTAATGGTTGTTATTTTGATTACTCTAAAGATGAAGAACATCCGTCGATTGTTGGTGGAACCTGGGGTTATATTGATAAAAATGGTGTCGAAATAAAACCAACTGAAAAACGAAATCATCCTAAGGATTTTGAAACCGAAAAACACCAATTTATTCCATATCAATTTGTATATAATAAGAAGGAAAAACAGATTCTGGATTTCTTTGAAAAACGAAAAACCCAGATTATTAAAATCTACAAAATCAATTGTTTAAAAAAGGAATTGTACTTTGAAATCATAGAAAAACCTTCTGATCTTAACCCTTTTTATAAAATTAAAACTTTTGAAATCTGTGATCAATATTTTCAAGGTGCTAACGAAAATTATGATGAATGTAAAATTTTTAAAGTTTCTGCAGATGGAAAAAACTTCTTTGTGACTTATATGGATTTAGTTGACCACGAGAAATATTCTGAATATGTTGAGCGAAAGATTCCTGTTGATGAATGGATTAAGAAGAATTGA
- a CDS encoding TlpA disulfide reductase family protein produces the protein MKKSIVFLILFLLSTTIFGQTKFGNPEVNPIQIQNKYNDWWIYQSKNIMLSRDYVALDTDSKEISKETFLNELTNGNYIPIRLKSEDSIYYYKLFKIQPNSDTSIKATINQEAFDALKNFEMEGKPFPKFSFKDLNGNIVSNESMKGKIIVIKCWYIHCAACIKEFPEVNQLAAKYKDRKDILFVSLAEDTPEQLKVFLARKPLSYSVIPNMKIYMNETLQLNAFPTHFILNKEGLIAKVLPNYRSLEVALEKESKL, from the coding sequence ATGAAGAAATCAATTGTTTTTCTAATCCTATTTCTACTTTCGACAACAATTTTCGGTCAAACGAAATTCGGAAATCCGGAAGTTAATCCAATCCAAATTCAGAATAAATACAATGATTGGTGGATTTATCAAAGCAAAAATATCATGCTTTCCAGAGATTATGTAGCGCTTGATACCGATTCTAAAGAAATTTCAAAAGAAACCTTTCTAAATGAATTAACAAATGGAAATTATATTCCAATTAGATTAAAATCGGAAGATTCGATTTACTATTATAAGCTTTTTAAAATTCAGCCCAATTCAGATACAAGTATAAAGGCCACCATAAATCAGGAAGCTTTTGACGCATTAAAGAATTTCGAAATGGAAGGAAAACCTTTTCCTAAATTCTCTTTCAAAGATTTAAACGGAAACATTGTTTCTAATGAATCCATGAAAGGTAAAATCATCGTCATAAAATGTTGGTACATTCATTGTGCAGCCTGTATCAAAGAATTTCCCGAAGTCAATCAATTAGCAGCAAAATACAAAGACCGAAAAGATATTCTTTTTGTAAGCCTTGCCGAAGATACACCAGAACAATTAAAGGTGTTTTTAGCCAGAAAACCATTGTCATATTCAGTTATTCCCAACATGAAAATTTACATGAATGAAACTCTGCAACTGAATGCTTTTCCAACTCATTTTATCTTGAATAAAGAAGGTTTAATTGCTAAAGTTTTACCTAATTATAGAAGTCTGGAAGTAGCTTTGGAGAAAGAAAGTAAATTATAA
- a CDS encoding OmpA family protein → MKNYILLCLTIISAFSFKSYSQQSKVNSGDKKYNNYAYVDAIKTYEKVASKGYKSEEMFKKLGNSYYFNSEFDGAAKWYGELFSMDTNVEPEYYYRYAQSLKSTGQLDKANKILDEFNIKYKGDNRGKLYKEDVNYLDQIKANSGRYKIEDAGINSKYSDYGSFIYNNKLYFASARDTGNFSQRKHKWTGEYFTNIYDADIDAATNSASKVHKFKSAINTKFHEATPVFTKDGKTVYFTRNNYVDGKKGKDENKTTLVKIYKGTLESDGKWGNIKELPFDSDNYSTAHPALSPDEKTLYFASDMPGTVGQSDIYKVSINPDGSYGTPENLGKPINTEGKETFPFVTNEKEIYFASDGHPGLGGLDVFVGQIEEDGTITGIENLGADINSPKDDFAYIIDPTTRLGYFSSNKDGGMGSDDIYKFLETKRLRCIQELNGTITNSETGAILPGATVTLYDMGSTKPKKTVTADENGYYTFAVECGKSYNVRAEKTDFSTKEVNITIEKTTGKTSLPIALDPETCKVTIGDNLGKCFKIKMIYFDLDKSDIRTEAALDLEKILVVLNDNPTMKLDIRSHTDSRASFKYNEALSDRRAKSTIQWLVKNGITPNRLTGKGYGETQLVNKCADDVPCTEAEHQENRRSEFIITAL, encoded by the coding sequence ATGAAAAATTATATACTCCTTTGCTTAACAATCATAAGTGCTTTTTCATTTAAAAGTTATTCTCAGCAATCGAAGGTAAACTCTGGCGACAAAAAGTACAATAACTACGCTTATGTTGATGCTATAAAGACCTACGAGAAAGTAGCCTCTAAAGGATACAAATCTGAGGAAATGTTTAAAAAACTTGGTAATTCCTATTATTTCAACTCTGAGTTTGACGGAGCTGCAAAATGGTACGGAGAATTATTTTCAATGGATACCAATGTTGAACCCGAATATTATTACAGATATGCACAATCTCTAAAATCAACCGGACAACTTGATAAAGCAAACAAAATTCTGGACGAATTTAATATCAAATACAAAGGCGATAACAGAGGTAAACTTTATAAAGAAGATGTAAATTATCTGGACCAGATTAAAGCAAATTCAGGACGTTATAAAATTGAAGACGCCGGCATAAACAGCAAATATTCTGATTATGGTTCATTTATCTACAACAACAAATTGTATTTTGCATCAGCAAGAGATACAGGTAATTTTTCGCAACGCAAACACAAATGGACAGGAGAATACTTCACCAATATATATGACGCCGATATTGATGCCGCAACCAATAGCGCTTCTAAAGTACATAAATTCAAAAGCGCAATTAATACTAAATTTCACGAAGCTACGCCTGTTTTTACAAAAGATGGCAAAACGGTCTATTTTACAAGAAACAACTATGTAGATGGCAAAAAAGGAAAAGATGAAAATAAAACTACTTTAGTAAAAATATACAAAGGAACACTTGAAAGCGATGGTAAATGGGGAAATATCAAAGAACTGCCATTTGACAGCGACAATTACAGTACCGCACATCCGGCACTTAGCCCAGATGAGAAAACACTGTACTTTGCATCAGATATGCCGGGAACAGTTGGACAATCTGACATTTATAAAGTAAGTATAAATCCAGATGGAAGTTATGGAACACCCGAAAATCTTGGAAAACCTATTAATACCGAAGGAAAAGAAACGTTTCCGTTTGTTACCAATGAAAAGGAAATTTATTTTGCATCTGACGGACATCCCGGACTTGGTGGTCTTGACGTATTTGTGGGACAAATTGAAGAAGACGGAACGATCACCGGAATCGAAAATCTTGGAGCCGACATTAACTCTCCAAAAGACGATTTTGCCTATATCATAGATCCAACCACACGACTAGGATATTTTAGTTCTAATAAAGATGGCGGAATGGGTTCTGATGACATTTATAAATTCCTGGAAACTAAAAGACTTAGATGTATTCAGGAGTTAAACGGAACCATTACAAACTCCGAAACCGGAGCAATTTTACCCGGAGCAACAGTCACTTTATACGATATGGGATCAACTAAGCCTAAAAAAACAGTTACTGCTGATGAAAACGGATATTATACTTTTGCTGTCGAATGCGGAAAAAGCTATAATGTAAGAGCCGAAAAAACTGATTTTTCTACCAAAGAAGTTAACATAACAATTGAAAAAACAACCGGAAAAACAAGTCTTCCAATTGCTTTAGATCCTGAAACCTGTAAAGTAACTATTGGAGATAATTTAGGAAAATGCTTCAAAATAAAAATGATTTACTTTGATTTAGACAAATCAGATATTCGAACAGAAGCGGCATTAGACTTAGAAAAAATATTAGTTGTATTAAATGATAATCCAACAATGAAATTAGATATTCGCTCACACACAGACAGTCGTGCATCATTCAAATACAATGAAGCCTTATCTGATCGAAGAGCTAAATCGACAATACAATGGCTCGTTAAAAATGGTATTACACCAAACAGATTAACCGGAAAAGGTTATGGTGAAACCCAACTTGTAAATAAATGCGCCGACGATGTTCCTTGTACAGAAGCTGAACATCAGGAAAACAGACGAAGTGAATTTATTATCACTGCACTTTAA
- a CDS encoding ribonuclease Z, whose amino-acid sequence MKVDQKGHTVTIKDTQGDFNSFLEKVTQQFKTFEKQNIIIDLSSNAQLAEGDLKLFLPLSKQQKKAKKSFVIVVSDLDFNAISDKLVVVPSLLEAHDIIEMEEIERDLGF is encoded by the coding sequence ATGAAAGTAGATCAAAAAGGACATACCGTTACGATTAAAGATACCCAGGGAGATTTTAATTCTTTTTTGGAGAAAGTGACGCAGCAGTTTAAAACCTTTGAAAAACAAAATATTATAATCGATTTATCATCAAATGCTCAATTGGCAGAAGGTGATTTGAAACTTTTTTTACCACTTTCGAAGCAACAAAAAAAAGCTAAAAAATCCTTTGTAATTGTAGTTTCTGATCTTGACTTTAATGCTATTTCTGATAAACTGGTTGTAGTTCCTTCACTTTTGGAAGCACACGATATTATCGAAATGGAAGAAATCGAAAGAGACCTAGGTTTTTAA